A genome region from Fervidobacterium changbaicum includes the following:
- a CDS encoding aminotransferase class IV, which produces MFKSRHQTNEIIDALTKGIAVYETLRTYNGKPFAIEEHYRRLCKSLGYLKINPPTYEEFEKLIYDNLSERIRVVYVYDGRLLSYVFQESTENFTVDYVKIDFTNVRRAGPSSIPPDLKSLGRPDIYLARLTKGDNYDVLLLGSKGQLCEGTFSNVFLLKGGRFVTPSLDSGILDGITRMYVIRFLKEKGYTVEERFVEPCEVFYADEVFLTHTSRGIVPVHQVGTLKTISTSLSEKLAKEFEEYIKCLL; this is translated from the coding sequence TTGTTCAAAAGCAGGCATCAAACGAATGAGATCATAGATGCTTTGACCAAGGGAATAGCTGTTTACGAAACTCTCAGAACTTACAACGGAAAACCATTTGCGATAGAAGAGCACTACCGTAGGCTCTGCAAGTCACTTGGATACCTTAAGATAAACCCGCCAACTTACGAAGAGTTTGAAAAGCTCATCTACGATAACCTTTCAGAGCGAATCAGAGTAGTGTATGTGTACGATGGTAGGCTACTCAGCTATGTTTTCCAAGAGTCTACCGAAAATTTTACCGTTGATTATGTTAAGATAGATTTCACTAACGTACGACGAGCAGGTCCAAGTAGCATTCCGCCTGACTTAAAGTCTCTTGGAAGACCTGACATATACCTCGCAAGACTCACAAAGGGCGACAATTACGATGTGCTTTTATTGGGAAGCAAAGGTCAATTGTGCGAAGGAACTTTCAGTAATGTATTTCTTTTAAAAGGCGGCAGATTCGTAACACCATCTCTGGATTCAGGCATATTGGACGGTATCACACGAATGTACGTGATAAGATTTTTAAAAGAGAAAGGTTACACCGTTGAAGAGAGGTTTGTAGAACCTTGCGAAGTGTTCTACGCAGATGAGGTATTTCTAACACATACAAGCAGAGGTATTGTCCCTGTTCATCAAGTGGGTACTCTTAAAACCATCAGTACAAGCCTTTCTGAAAAACTCGCCAAAGAATTCGAGGAGTATATAAAATGTTTACTCTGA
- the mtaB gene encoding tRNA (N(6)-L-threonylcarbamoyladenosine(37)-C(2))-methylthiotransferase MtaB, whose protein sequence is MRVSVITHGCKMNQYESELIIEMLENAGYVVLYGEDQGAEVYILNSCAVTGEAERKVRQAVRHLRKLNPDAKIILTGCYVQVPRAIEEYSSLGVDLVLGNLEKKRILNFINEVGGYFNSRYWEEDDISFEIVENSVTERSRAFVKVEDGCNNGCTYCVIRSLRGTRIRSKPIEVVVKEIEKLVSKRHKEIVITGLNLGKYGVDLGVNLAELLQKIASIEGDFRIRLSSINPEDLTDELIKVITQEERICNHLHIPAQSGSTSVLRRMGRNYSAEYFIERVNKLRQIDPFFSITTDIMVGFPGETEEEFKETLDFVRTIQFSKVHTFRYSQRPNTPAARFENQVPGNVKKDRAEILIKHADNVANEYRKQLVGKTTVVLVEGVQNGIAYGYDEYYLFHEINTGIIGEFSKVKICSVTNEGVVSKVVQKQASNE, encoded by the coding sequence ATGAGAGTTTCGGTGATTACTCACGGGTGTAAGATGAATCAATACGAAAGTGAACTGATAATAGAGATGCTTGAGAATGCTGGATATGTGGTACTTTACGGTGAAGATCAAGGTGCGGAGGTTTACATACTCAATAGCTGTGCGGTAACTGGCGAGGCAGAAAGAAAGGTAAGGCAGGCAGTTAGACACTTGAGAAAACTCAATCCAGACGCGAAGATCATACTTACAGGATGCTATGTCCAAGTTCCAAGAGCTATCGAAGAGTACAGTTCGTTAGGTGTGGATTTAGTACTTGGTAATCTTGAAAAAAAGCGCATACTGAATTTCATAAACGAAGTTGGTGGATATTTCAACTCTCGGTATTGGGAAGAAGACGATATATCATTCGAAATCGTCGAAAACTCTGTGACCGAGCGTTCCAGAGCGTTTGTAAAAGTTGAAGATGGATGTAATAACGGATGTACTTACTGCGTGATTCGTTCGTTGAGAGGTACCAGAATAAGAAGTAAGCCAATAGAAGTGGTGGTCAAAGAAATCGAAAAGCTCGTCAGTAAAAGGCATAAAGAGATAGTGATAACTGGCTTGAATTTGGGAAAGTATGGTGTGGACTTGGGGGTTAACCTTGCGGAACTGCTGCAGAAGATTGCAAGTATCGAAGGTGATTTCAGAATAAGGTTGAGCTCAATAAATCCCGAGGACTTGACCGACGAACTGATAAAGGTTATTACACAAGAAGAGCGAATTTGCAACCACTTGCACATACCCGCTCAAAGCGGAAGCACGAGTGTGCTGAGAAGGATGGGGAGAAACTACAGCGCCGAGTATTTCATAGAGCGAGTTAACAAACTTAGGCAGATCGATCCGTTCTTTTCCATAACTACGGACATCATGGTCGGTTTCCCTGGTGAAACGGAAGAAGAATTCAAAGAAACGTTAGATTTTGTTAGAACTATCCAATTCAGTAAAGTCCATACTTTTAGATATTCTCAACGACCGAATACACCTGCAGCACGTTTTGAAAACCAAGTACCTGGGAATGTGAAAAAAGATCGCGCTGAGATACTTATAAAGCATGCCGATAACGTTGCCAACGAGTACAGAAAACAGCTTGTTGGTAAAACAACGGTTGTACTGGTCGAAGGCGTGCAGAACGGAATTGCTTACGGATACGATGAATATTACCTCTTCCACGAAATCAATACGGGCATTATCGGAGAATTTTCAAAAGTGAAGATATGTTCAGTCACGAATGAAGGTGTGGTGTCGAAAGTTGTTCAAAAGCAGGCATCAAACGAATGA